One Nocardia sp. BMG111209 DNA segment encodes these proteins:
- a CDS encoding TetR/AcrR family transcriptional regulator encodes MSELASTGIEATRRRLTEKQADTVDRLTAAAVDVLSREGYSGTTIRLVAAAAGVGTATAYTYFSSKEHLISEVYWRRLIAAPPLETEDADPADRVVAVLRQVSLLVADEPALASAVSSALLGDDPDVRHLRVRIGSEIRGRLAAALGSTDSESLSMLELLYSGALLQAGMNLLSYEQVADLLEISARRLLADRHS; translated from the coding sequence ATGTCCGAACTCGCATCCACCGGCATCGAGGCGACTCGACGGCGCCTCACCGAGAAACAGGCCGACACCGTCGACCGCCTCACCGCGGCCGCGGTCGACGTGCTGTCCCGGGAAGGCTACTCCGGCACCACGATTCGACTCGTCGCCGCGGCCGCGGGTGTCGGCACCGCCACCGCCTACACGTATTTCTCGTCCAAGGAACACCTCATCTCGGAGGTGTACTGGCGCCGCCTGATCGCCGCGCCGCCCCTCGAGACCGAGGACGCGGATCCGGCGGACCGGGTCGTCGCGGTCCTGCGCCAGGTCTCGCTGCTGGTGGCCGACGAACCGGCCCTGGCCAGCGCGGTCAGCAGCGCGCTGCTCGGCGACGACCCGGACGTGCGCCACCTGCGGGTCCGGATCGGCAGTGAGATCCGCGGCCGCCTCGCCGCCGCCCTCGGTTCCACCGATTCCGAGAGCCTGTCGATGCTGGAACTGCTCTACTCCGGCGCCCTGCTCCAGGCCGGCATGAACCTGCTCTCCTACGAACAGGTGGCCGACCTGCTCGAGATCTCGGCCCGCCGCCTCCTCGCCGACCGCCACTCCTGA
- a CDS encoding acyl-CoA synthetase — protein sequence MARNFADLFEHSVDAMGRRTALIHGDRRITFAELDARANRLADHLAAAGVGPGAHIGFQMHNSIETMETLIACFKLRAVPINVNYRYGVEELVYLYDNADLDVLVYHRSYAPAAAPALARVPRVRHAIVVDDDLGSDGLRSTATEYEAALAAGSPARRKIERSADDVYMMYTGGTTGLPKGVMWRQEDMWRVLGGGIDFYTGEPVADEYQQSRVGAQSDPATWLVLPPLIHPSAMMPTFTALWTGNAVVFESRFDAAAVWRTVIRERPMVLVITGDAMARPLLDAHAEADCDTGSLVVIASGAALLSQQAKNALLERFPSALISDSIGSSETGFGGMGFATKDDDPGRGPRVQTGRGAVVVDDEGRPVAVGEEGWLAKTGSVPLGYYKDTAKTEKLFKTVDGVRMVVTDDRARAEDGGYITLLGRGNMVINTGGEKVFVEEVESVLKAHDSVFDAVVVGIAHERWGQQVAAVVATTGADGPDFEDLIAHVRSHLAGYKVPRTLWIADTVVRSPSGKPDYRWAKDYAGARTPDHRVGSDR from the coding sequence ATGGCGCGTAACTTCGCTGACCTGTTCGAGCACTCCGTCGACGCGATGGGCCGGCGTACCGCGCTGATCCACGGCGACCGCCGCATCACCTTCGCCGAACTCGACGCGCGAGCCAACCGGCTGGCCGATCATCTCGCCGCGGCCGGTGTGGGCCCCGGCGCCCATATCGGTTTCCAGATGCACAACAGCATCGAGACCATGGAGACCCTGATCGCCTGCTTCAAGCTGCGCGCGGTGCCGATCAACGTCAACTACCGCTACGGCGTCGAGGAACTGGTCTACCTCTACGACAACGCCGACCTCGACGTGCTGGTGTACCACCGCAGCTACGCACCGGCCGCCGCACCGGCACTCGCGCGGGTGCCCCGGGTGCGGCACGCGATCGTCGTCGACGACGATCTGGGCAGCGACGGGTTGCGCAGCACCGCAACGGAATACGAAGCGGCCCTGGCCGCGGGCTCCCCGGCGCGGCGCAAGATCGAGCGCAGCGCCGACGACGTGTACATGATGTACACCGGCGGCACCACCGGCCTGCCGAAGGGCGTGATGTGGCGGCAGGAGGACATGTGGCGGGTCCTCGGCGGCGGTATCGACTTCTACACCGGTGAACCCGTCGCCGACGAGTACCAGCAGTCCCGCGTCGGCGCGCAGTCCGATCCCGCCACCTGGCTGGTCCTGCCGCCGCTGATCCACCCGTCGGCGATGATGCCCACCTTCACCGCGCTGTGGACCGGCAACGCGGTCGTGTTCGAGTCGAGGTTCGACGCGGCGGCGGTGTGGCGCACCGTGATCCGGGAGCGGCCCATGGTGCTGGTGATCACCGGTGACGCGATGGCGCGACCGCTGCTGGACGCGCACGCCGAGGCCGACTGCGACACCGGTTCGCTGGTGGTGATCGCCTCCGGCGCCGCGCTGCTGTCCCAGCAGGCGAAGAACGCACTGCTGGAACGCTTCCCGTCGGCCCTGATCTCCGACTCCATCGGCTCCTCCGAAACGGGTTTCGGCGGAATGGGTTTCGCCACCAAGGACGACGATCCCGGCCGCGGCCCGCGCGTGCAGACCGGCCGCGGGGCCGTGGTGGTCGACGACGAGGGCCGGCCCGTCGCGGTCGGCGAGGAGGGCTGGCTGGCCAAGACCGGTTCGGTGCCACTGGGTTACTACAAGGACACCGCGAAGACCGAGAAGCTGTTCAAGACGGTCGACGGCGTGCGCATGGTGGTCACCGACGATCGGGCCCGCGCCGAGGACGGCGGCTACATCACGCTGCTCGGCCGCGGCAACATGGTGATCAACACCGGCGGCGAGAAGGTGTTCGTGGAGGAGGTGGAAAGCGTTCTCAAGGCCCATGATTCGGTGTTCGACGCGGTGGTCGTCGGTATCGCGCACGAGCGCTGGGGCCAGCAGGTCGCCGCGGTGGTGGCCACCACCGGCGCCGACGGCCCGGACTTCGAGGACCTGATCGCGCACGTCCGCAGCCACCTGGCCGGCTACAAGGTGCCCCGCACCCTCTGGATCGCCGATACGGTGGTCCGCTCCCCCAGCGGCAAACCCGACTACCGCTGGGCGAAGGACTACGCCGGCGCCCGCACCCCCGATCATCGGGTGGGCAGCGACCGCTGA
- a CDS encoding nuclear transport factor 2 family protein: MADFDRAELDEMVRRWLQANRDCEAAGDWRPLAEFYTEDATYGWNYGPKQEFMAVGRDEIRDIAIGLEMDGLEGWTYPYQDWVIDDRSGNLIGLWKQVSDRTRPDGRHYSPEGIGGSWFRYGGDFRWSWQRDFFDFGNVSALFLDMITGNALSAGMQQRITRATSGEKLPGWYPIGEAPVPLW, from the coding sequence ATGGCCGATTTCGATCGCGCCGAACTCGACGAAATGGTACGGCGCTGGCTGCAGGCCAACCGCGACTGCGAGGCCGCCGGCGACTGGCGGCCGCTGGCCGAGTTCTACACCGAGGACGCCACCTACGGCTGGAACTACGGCCCGAAACAGGAATTCATGGCCGTCGGCCGGGACGAGATCCGCGATATCGCCATCGGATTGGAGATGGACGGGCTCGAGGGCTGGACCTACCCGTATCAGGACTGGGTCATCGACGACCGCAGCGGCAATCTGATCGGCCTGTGGAAACAGGTCAGCGACCGCACCCGGCCCGACGGGCGCCATTACTCGCCGGAGGGTATCGGCGGCAGCTGGTTCCGCTACGGCGGCGACTTCCGGTGGTCGTGGCAGCGCGACTTCTTCGACTTCGGCAACGTGTCGGCGCTGTTCCTCGACATGATCACCGGTAACGCGCTCTCGGCAGGGATGCAGCAGCGCATCACCCGCGCCACCTCGGGCGAGAAACTGCCGGGCTGGTACCCCATCGGCGAAGCGCCGGTGCCGTTGTGGTGA
- a CDS encoding SDR family oxidoreductase: MPRFAPHPERRPVLIAGASSGIGAATAEALAELGHPVALGARRVELLETLAAKIIGNGGEAFAHRLDVADTESVDAFVTAAETALGPAEIVVSGAGDMSFGLVHEMTPEDFRAQVDVHLIGVHRLVHRIVPDMIARRRGDFVMISSDTANHPRPRAGAYPAAKTAVEIMARQMGMELEGTGVRVSLVRPGPTLTGMGMTVPAEVIGPVLEDWVRWGFARHPEMLRANHLAAAIVAVVSAPRGAHIQLTEVQPEARVPTGA, encoded by the coding sequence ATGCCCCGCTTCGCACCCCACCCCGAGCGCCGGCCGGTGCTGATCGCCGGCGCCTCCTCCGGTATCGGCGCCGCGACCGCCGAGGCGCTCGCCGAACTGGGGCATCCGGTGGCGCTCGGCGCTCGCCGCGTCGAACTGCTGGAGACGCTGGCCGCCAAGATCATCGGCAACGGTGGCGAGGCGTTCGCGCATCGGCTCGATGTGGCCGACACCGAGTCGGTCGACGCGTTCGTCACCGCCGCCGAGACCGCGCTCGGCCCGGCCGAGATCGTGGTGTCCGGCGCCGGCGACATGAGTTTCGGCCTGGTGCACGAGATGACACCCGAGGACTTCCGCGCTCAGGTCGACGTGCACCTGATCGGGGTGCACCGCCTGGTGCATCGCATCGTCCCGGACATGATCGCCCGGCGGCGCGGCGATTTCGTGATGATCAGCTCCGACACCGCGAACCATCCGCGGCCGCGCGCGGGGGCCTACCCGGCCGCGAAAACCGCCGTGGAGATCATGGCGCGGCAGATGGGAATGGAGTTGGAGGGCACCGGCGTCCGGGTCTCCCTGGTCCGGCCGGGCCCCACGCTCACCGGTATGGGGATGACCGTCCCCGCGGAGGTCATCGGGCCGGTGCTCGAGGACTGGGTGCGCTGGGGTTTCGCGCGGCATCCGGAGATGTTGCGCGCGAACCACCTCGCCGCCGCGATCGTCGCCGTGGTCTCCGCGCCGCGCGGGGCGCACATCCAGCTCACCGAGGTACAGCCCGAGGCCCGGGTACCGACCGGAGCCTGA
- a CDS encoding cytochrome P450 encodes MTQASLEPFTFDPYDYRFHDDPYPLYRRLRTEAPLYHNPELNFWAVSRHSDVITAFRDHVRLSSANGVSLDPAAWGPHAHKTMSFLAMDDPRHVRMRRLVYKGFTPRRVAEMDSRILELTREHLEPALARGSFDWIEDFAGKLPMDVISELLGVPEPDRAEVRRLADLVVHREEGVLDVPMAAIESALSLIGYYSDMVGERRKAPGADLTSALLDAEIDGDRLTDEEIIGFMFLMVVAGNETTTKLLGNALYWAGRNPGEYRKVAADRALVPDWVEETLRYDTSSQIVARSAATDIEMYDRTIPAGAKVLLLIGSANRDPEVFEDGDTYRLDRPDKGNLASFGAGVHFCLGAHLARLEATIALREFATHVRAYDLAESGIERVHSTSVRGFAKLPVTVEIR; translated from the coding sequence ATGACCCAGGCCTCACTGGAGCCGTTCACGTTCGACCCCTACGACTATCGGTTCCACGACGATCCGTATCCGCTCTACCGGCGCCTGCGCACCGAGGCACCGCTGTACCACAACCCGGAGCTGAATTTCTGGGCCGTCTCCCGGCATTCGGACGTCATCACCGCGTTCCGGGACCACGTCCGGCTCTCCAGCGCCAACGGGGTCTCGCTGGATCCCGCCGCCTGGGGCCCGCACGCGCACAAGACCATGTCCTTTCTCGCCATGGACGATCCGCGGCACGTGCGCATGCGGCGGCTGGTGTACAAGGGCTTCACACCGCGCCGGGTGGCCGAAATGGACAGCCGCATCCTGGAATTGACGCGCGAGCATCTGGAACCGGCGCTGGCGCGCGGAAGTTTCGACTGGATCGAGGATTTCGCGGGCAAGCTGCCCATGGATGTCATCTCCGAACTGCTCGGCGTGCCCGAGCCCGATCGCGCCGAGGTGCGCCGGCTCGCCGATCTCGTGGTGCACCGCGAGGAGGGCGTCCTCGACGTGCCGATGGCGGCCATCGAATCGGCGCTGTCGCTGATCGGCTACTACAGCGATATGGTCGGCGAGCGGCGCAAGGCGCCCGGTGCGGATCTCACCTCGGCGCTGCTGGACGCCGAGATCGACGGTGACCGGCTCACCGACGAGGAGATCATCGGCTTCATGTTCCTGATGGTGGTCGCCGGGAACGAGACCACCACCAAACTGCTGGGCAACGCGCTGTATTGGGCCGGCCGCAATCCCGGCGAGTACCGCAAGGTCGCCGCGGACCGGGCGCTGGTGCCGGACTGGGTCGAGGAGACGCTGCGCTACGACACCTCGAGCCAGATCGTGGCACGCAGTGCCGCAACGGATATCGAGATGTACGACCGCACGATCCCGGCCGGGGCGAAGGTGCTGCTGCTGATCGGTTCGGCCAACCGCGATCCGGAGGTGTTCGAGGACGGCGACACCTACCGACTCGACCGCCCGGACAAGGGCAACCTCGCCAGTTTCGGTGCGGGCGTGCACTTCTGCCTCGGCGCCCATCTGGCCCGGCTGGAGGCCACCATCGCCCTGCGCGAATTCGCCACACACGTACGGGCGTACGACCTCGCCGAGTCCGGTATCGAACGCGTGCACTCGACCAGTGTCCGCGGCTTCGCCAAACTCCCTGTCACCGTGGAGATCCGCTGA
- a CDS encoding aldehyde dehydrogenase: protein MNGLVPPEGTPLLIGGKLVPGGSGVFATINPATEEVLGHAADAAAEDMDAAVSAARTAFDESEWSRDPAFRAHCLRQLRDAMREHIEELREITVAEVGAPVSLTSGPQLEGPVGDLGFAADLAESYVWETDLGVAEQMGISSRRVIRREATGVVGAITPWNFPHQINLAKLGPALAAGNTVVLKPAPDTPWCAAALGSLVTEHTDIPAGVLNIVTSTDHGLGARLVQDPRVDMITFTGSTATGRSVMTGAATNLKRTFLELGGKSAAVVLDDADIGTAAAYTAFSVAVHAGQGCALTTRMLVPRARYDEAVAAAAGALSGIRAGDPTKPRTICGPLISARQRDRVERYLEIARAEGGTIEVGGGRPANRPTGFYIEPTLITGLGNTATVAQEEIFGPVLVVIAYDGDADAIRLANESPYGLSGSVWGTDPERIERVIAGVRTGTLSVNGGLWYHADAPFGGYKQSGIGREMGVAGFEEYLETKLIATPA from the coding sequence ATGAACGGCCTCGTCCCTCCCGAAGGCACACCCCTGCTGATCGGCGGCAAGCTGGTCCCCGGCGGCTCGGGCGTCTTCGCCACGATCAATCCCGCCACCGAGGAGGTGCTCGGCCACGCCGCCGACGCCGCCGCCGAGGATATGGACGCCGCCGTGTCCGCGGCCCGGACGGCCTTCGACGAGTCCGAGTGGTCGCGCGACCCCGCCTTCCGCGCGCACTGCCTGCGCCAGTTGCGCGACGCCATGCGCGAACACATCGAGGAACTGCGGGAGATCACCGTCGCCGAGGTCGGCGCGCCGGTCTCGCTCACCAGCGGGCCGCAGCTGGAGGGACCGGTCGGTGATCTGGGCTTCGCCGCCGATCTGGCCGAAAGTTATGTCTGGGAAACCGATCTCGGTGTCGCGGAGCAGATGGGTATCAGCAGCCGCCGGGTGATCCGCCGCGAGGCAACGGGTGTCGTCGGGGCGATCACGCCGTGGAATTTCCCGCACCAGATCAACCTGGCGAAGCTCGGCCCGGCGCTGGCCGCCGGCAACACCGTGGTGCTCAAACCCGCGCCCGATACCCCTTGGTGCGCAGCGGCTCTCGGCTCGCTGGTCACCGAGCACACCGATATCCCGGCCGGGGTGCTGAACATCGTCACCTCCACCGACCACGGCCTCGGCGCGCGCCTGGTGCAGGATCCGCGCGTGGACATGATCACCTTCACCGGCTCGACGGCCACCGGCCGCTCGGTGATGACCGGCGCCGCAACGAATCTCAAGCGCACCTTCCTCGAACTGGGTGGCAAGTCGGCGGCCGTCGTGCTCGACGACGCCGATATCGGCACCGCCGCGGCCTACACCGCCTTCTCGGTCGCCGTGCACGCCGGTCAGGGCTGCGCGCTGACCACCCGCATGCTGGTGCCGCGCGCCCGGTACGACGAGGCGGTCGCCGCCGCCGCGGGCGCGCTGTCCGGTATCCGGGCCGGCGACCCGACGAAACCCCGGACCATCTGCGGCCCTTTGATTTCCGCGCGGCAGCGGGACCGGGTCGAGCGCTATCTCGAGATCGCGCGCGCCGAGGGCGGCACCATCGAGGTCGGCGGCGGCCGTCCGGCGAACCGCCCCACGGGTTTCTACATCGAGCCGACCCTCATCACCGGCCTGGGCAATACGGCCACCGTGGCCCAGGAGGAGATCTTCGGCCCGGTACTCGTCGTGATCGCCTACGACGGCGACGCGGACGCGATCCGGCTGGCGAACGAATCCCCGTACGGCCTTTCGGGTTCGGTGTGGGGCACCGATCCGGAGCGGATCGAGCGCGTGATCGCCGGGGTGCGTACCGGCACGCTCAGTGTCAACGGCGGCCTGTGGTACCACGCGGACGCACCGTTCGGTGGCTACAAGCAGTCCGGCATCGGCCGCGAGATGGGTGTGGCGGGATTCGAGGAGTACCTCGAGACGAAACTGATCGCGACCCCCGCCTGA
- a CDS encoding SDR family NAD(P)-dependent oxidoreductase, with amino-acid sequence MSEEKVFADRGVIVVGGGSGVGLAVATALAARGAGVVINSRSAEAVDSAVRTITGGGGRAVGVAGSAAAEEVADRLVETCESAYGTVDVLVNCAGVAEPRGSSILSVTTAQWRDLLDSHLTTTFTTCRRVAPLMAARGGGAIINTGSFAYLGDYGGTGYPAGKGAVASLTLAMAAELKESGVRVNVVCPGAKTRLSTGPDYEEHIRALHRRGLLDELTMQGSLDAPPPEYAAALYLYLASDAATAVTGEIFIAAGGFVGRFARPAMVPLGYRDHTDRPPWSITELEHMIG; translated from the coding sequence ATGTCCGAGGAGAAGGTGTTCGCCGATCGCGGCGTGATCGTGGTGGGCGGCGGCAGCGGGGTCGGCCTGGCTGTCGCCACCGCGCTGGCCGCCCGCGGCGCGGGTGTGGTGATCAATTCGCGCAGTGCGGAAGCGGTGGACAGTGCCGTGCGCACGATCACCGGCGGCGGTGGCCGGGCCGTGGGTGTCGCGGGCTCCGCCGCCGCCGAGGAGGTCGCCGACCGCCTGGTCGAGACCTGCGAATCCGCTTACGGCACAGTCGATGTCCTGGTGAACTGCGCGGGCGTCGCCGAACCCCGCGGATCCTCGATCCTGTCGGTGACCACCGCGCAGTGGCGGGATCTGCTCGACTCGCACCTGACCACCACCTTCACCACCTGCCGCCGGGTCGCCCCGCTGATGGCAGCCCGCGGCGGCGGCGCGATCATCAACACCGGATCCTTCGCCTACCTCGGCGATTACGGCGGCACCGGCTACCCCGCGGGCAAGGGCGCGGTGGCGAGCCTCACCCTCGCCATGGCCGCCGAGCTGAAGGAATCCGGCGTCCGCGTCAACGTCGTCTGTCCCGGTGCGAAGACCCGCCTGTCCACCGGACCCGACTACGAGGAACACATCCGCGCACTGCACCGCCGGGGCCTGCTCGACGAGTTGACCATGCAGGGCTCCCTCGACGCCCCACCCCCCGAATACGCTGCCGCACTGTACCTCTACCTGGCTTCCGACGCCGCCACCGCCGTCACCGGCGAAATCTTCATCGCCGCAGGGGGTTTCGTCGGCCGCTTCGCCCGCCCCGCCATGGTGCCCCTCGGCTACCGCGATCACACCGATCGGCCACCCTGGTCGATCACCGAACTCGAACACATGATCGGCTGA
- a CDS encoding helix-turn-helix domain-containing protein: protein MSPASDSAELGDFLKARRAQLTPRDVGLNETDSRRKVAGLRRAEVARLAAISVEYYTRLEQGRVRASASVLETLARALRLDEDQQTYLYRIAGRSDARPRRRRGAQQARPAVRRLLDQLTETPALVLGKRLDILAWNAGAVALYTDFARIPPGRRNYLRMVFTDAAVRRMHVNWAHDAREAVAALRMDVANDPDDPELARLVGDLSVHDADFRTWWAEHWVNDAGYGTKQYHHPLVGPLVLDCDTWASPDGSGQRLIVLTAEPGTPAHDSLRILTTWRPEIVAAEEDR from the coding sequence ATGTCCCCCGCATCCGACTCCGCCGAACTGGGCGATTTCCTGAAAGCGCGCCGAGCCCAGTTGACCCCTCGCGACGTCGGCCTGAACGAGACCGACTCCCGGCGCAAGGTCGCGGGACTGCGCCGCGCCGAGGTCGCCCGGCTGGCGGCGATCAGCGTCGAGTACTACACGCGGCTCGAGCAGGGACGGGTGCGGGCCTCGGCGTCGGTGCTCGAGACCCTCGCCCGCGCGCTGCGGCTGGACGAGGATCAGCAGACCTATCTGTACCGGATCGCGGGCCGAAGCGATGCCCGGCCGCGGCGGCGGCGCGGTGCGCAGCAGGCCCGGCCCGCGGTGCGGCGGCTGCTCGACCAGCTCACCGAGACTCCCGCGCTGGTCCTGGGCAAACGCCTGGACATCCTGGCGTGGAACGCCGGCGCGGTGGCGCTGTACACCGATTTCGCGCGCATCCCGCCGGGCCGGCGGAACTATCTGCGCATGGTGTTCACCGATGCGGCGGTACGTCGTATGCACGTGAACTGGGCACATGATGCTCGCGAGGCGGTCGCGGCGCTGCGGATGGATGTCGCGAACGATCCCGACGACCCGGAACTGGCCCGGCTGGTCGGTGACCTCTCGGTACACGACGCGGATTTCCGCACCTGGTGGGCCGAACACTGGGTCAACGACGCGGGCTACGGCACCAAGCAGTACCACCATCCGCTGGTCGGCCCGCTGGTCCTGGACTGCGACACCTGGGCCAGTCCGGACGGCTCCGGTCAGCGACTGATCGTGCTCACCGCCGAGCCGGGCACCCCGGCACACGACAGCCTGCGCATACTCACCACGTGGCGACCCGAAATCGTTGCGGCAGAAGAGGATCGGTGA
- a CDS encoding alpha/beta hydrolase, translated as MTTIGVTFDSTGLTLAGNLYLPGAPVAGPRPAIVVGHPGSGVKEQAAGGYARRLAEQGFVTLAFDAAYQGESAGEPRGLEDPAQRTEDIRAAVSYLAGRPEVDPGRIGVLGICASGGYALAAAATDHRIRAVAGVSAVDIARQFRYGADGVQDPAVLQQLLDAAATADVPSFPLFPETADQARALGPHGYEGWEYYCTPRGAHPRSARTLTWSSIARIAAFDAFHAVNLIAPRPILLIAGRAAVTSWMSVTAFQRAAGPKELHWIDGATHVDLYDKDPHVTAAVAKLTEFFGTSLATADGLETAA; from the coding sequence ATGACCACGATCGGCGTGACCTTCGACAGCACCGGCCTCACCCTGGCCGGCAACCTGTATCTGCCCGGCGCACCCGTCGCCGGGCCCCGGCCGGCGATCGTCGTCGGACATCCCGGCAGCGGCGTGAAGGAACAGGCCGCCGGCGGATATGCCCGGCGGCTGGCCGAACAGGGTTTCGTGACCCTGGCCTTCGACGCCGCCTACCAGGGGGAGAGCGCGGGCGAACCCCGCGGGCTCGAGGATCCCGCGCAGCGGACCGAGGACATTCGGGCCGCGGTGTCGTATCTGGCGGGGCGGCCCGAGGTCGATCCCGGTCGTATCGGCGTGCTCGGCATCTGCGCGTCGGGCGGTTACGCGCTCGCCGCGGCGGCGACCGACCATCGGATCCGCGCGGTCGCCGGAGTCAGCGCCGTGGACATCGCGCGACAGTTCCGCTACGGCGCCGACGGCGTCCAGGACCCGGCGGTGTTGCAGCAATTGCTCGACGCGGCGGCCACAGCAGACGTCCCGTCCTTCCCGCTGTTCCCCGAAACCGCGGACCAGGCCCGCGCGCTCGGCCCGCACGGATACGAGGGCTGGGAGTACTACTGCACCCCGCGCGGCGCACACCCCCGCTCGGCCCGCACGCTGACCTGGAGCAGCATCGCGCGGATCGCCGCCTTCGACGCGTTCCACGCCGTAAACCTCATCGCACCGCGCCCGATCCTCCTGATCGCCGGCCGCGCGGCGGTGACCTCATGGATGAGCGTGACAGCCTTCCAGCGGGCAGCGGGCCCGAAGGAACTGCACTGGATCGACGGCGCCACCCACGTGGACCTGTACGACAAGGACCCGCACGTCACCGCGGCCGTGGCGAAGCTGACCGAATTCTTCGGGACCTCCCTGGCCACCGCCGACGGTCTCGAAACGGCCGCCTGA
- a CDS encoding helix-turn-helix domain-containing protein, with protein sequence MAGATADPAQGPDEGCRTREVLDIVGDKWSLLVVRHLSEGPRRFSELKREIDGISQRMLTVTLRALERDGILTRTVRNIMPAHVSYELTPMGASLRAATLPLLEWSITHLAHIDAARGEYDTRPQTPTP encoded by the coding sequence ATGGCCGGCGCAACAGCCGATCCGGCACAAGGCCCCGACGAGGGATGCCGCACCCGCGAAGTGCTGGACATCGTCGGCGACAAATGGTCCCTACTGGTGGTACGCCACCTCAGCGAAGGCCCACGCCGATTCAGCGAACTGAAACGCGAGATAGACGGCATCAGCCAGCGCATGCTCACCGTCACCCTGCGCGCGCTGGAACGCGACGGCATCCTCACCCGCACCGTCCGCAACATCATGCCGGCCCACGTCAGCTACGAACTGACCCCGATGGGCGCAAGCCTCCGCGCCGCAACCCTCCCCCTCCTGGAGTGGAGCATCACCCACCTGGCCCACATCGACGCCGCCCGAGGCGAATACGACACCCGCCCCCAAACCCCCACCCCCTGA
- a CDS encoding alpha/beta hydrolase, with translation MSTFLLVHGAWHNGSCWQRVVPLLESAGHRVYAPSLTGYGDKAHLLGPEVGLDTHVADIVELIEKEDLADVVLVGHSYAGLVISSAANRVPERIAHLVYLDAMVPEDGETAVDVQPLTQQLIDLAAGSGDSWRIPPMPEWPAPLGLFGVTDPADIAWLRTMLSDQPVRCLQQPARLDNPALAEVPRTHIHCVGAEPAGIVRRPVPARQPNGSPAQVWELPSGHDCMITMPTELTGLLLEVARQRAGRMCVSAPEA, from the coding sequence ATGTCTACATTTCTGCTGGTCCACGGCGCTTGGCACAACGGATCGTGCTGGCAGCGGGTGGTGCCGCTGCTGGAATCGGCCGGTCATCGGGTGTACGCGCCGTCGCTGACCGGTTATGGCGACAAGGCGCATCTGCTCGGGCCCGAGGTGGGACTCGATACGCATGTTGCCGATATCGTCGAATTGATCGAGAAGGAAGATCTCGCCGATGTCGTGCTCGTGGGGCACAGTTATGCGGGGCTGGTCATCTCCTCGGCGGCGAATCGGGTGCCGGAACGGATTGCGCATCTGGTGTATCTGGACGCGATGGTCCCCGAGGACGGTGAGACCGCTGTCGATGTCCAGCCGTTGACGCAGCAGCTGATCGATCTCGCCGCCGGATCCGGTGACAGCTGGCGGATTCCGCCGATGCCGGAGTGGCCGGCGCCGCTCGGGCTGTTCGGGGTCACCGATCCCGCGGATATCGCCTGGTTGCGCACGATGCTCTCGGATCAGCCGGTGCGTTGTCTCCAGCAACCGGCGCGGCTGGACAATCCGGCGCTCGCCGAGGTCCCGCGCACCCATATCCACTGTGTCGGCGCCGAACCCGCCGGCATCGTCCGCCGGCCCGTCCCCGCGAGACAGCCCAACGGTTCTCCCGCGCAGGTGTGGGAGTTGCCCAGCGGGCACGACTGCATGATCACCATGCCGACCGAACTCACCGGACTGCTGCTCGAGGTCGCTCGTCAGCGGGCCGGTCGGATGTGTGTCTCCGCGCCGGAGGCGTGA